One window from the genome of Lutra lutra chromosome X, mLutLut1.2, whole genome shotgun sequence encodes:
- the LOC125092151 gene encoding sorting nexin-10, whose protein sequence is MFPEQQKEEFVSVWVRDPRIQKEDFWHSYIDYEICIHTNSMCFTMKTSCVRRRYREFVWLRQRLQSNALLVQLPELPSKNLFFNMNNRQHVDQRRQGLEDFLRKVLQNALLLSDSCLHLFLQSHLSSEDIEACVSGQTKYSVEDAIHKFALMNRRFPEEDEEGKKENDIDYDSESSSSGFGHSSDDSSSHGCKMSTAPQES, encoded by the coding sequence ATGTTTCCAGAACAACAGAAAGAGGAGTTTGTAAGCGTCTGGGTTCGAGATCCTCGGATCCAGAAAGAGGACTTTTGGCATTCCTATATTGACTATGAGATATGTATTCATACCAATAGCATGTGTTTTACCATGAAAACATCCTGTGTGCGAAGAAGATACCGAGAATTTGTGTGGCTGAGGCAGAGACTCCAAAGTAATGCATTGCTGGTACAACTACCAGAACTTCCATCTAAAAACCTGTTTTTCAACATGAATAATCGCCAGCATGTAGATCAGCGTCGTCAGGGTTTGGAAGATTTCCTCAGAAAGGTCCTGCAGAATGCACTCCTGCTCTCCGACAGCTGCCTCCACCTCTTCCTGCAGAGCCATCTGAGTTCAGAAGACATAGAGGCTTGCGTTTCCGGGCAGACTAAGTACTCCGTAGAAGATGCCATTCACAAGTTTGCCTTGATGAACAGACGTTTCCCCGAAGAAGacgaagaaggaaaaaaagagaacgaTATAGATTACGATTCGGAAAGTTCATCCTCTGGGTTTGGACACAGTAGTGATGACAGCAGTTCACACGGATGTAAAATGAGCACCGCTCCGCAGGAATCCTGA